TGCAGCTAACCATTTAGACAGCGTAAAAGCAATTGTTACACTCACAGAGTCTGGCAAAACAGCTAAACTTATGTCACGCATTAGCTCTGGACATCCTATTTACTCTTTGTCTCGTCATGCGTCAACTCTTGGCCAAACAGCCTTGTATCGCGGTGTATACCCTGTTTACTTTGACTCAACGAAACATGATCAAGAATGCATGATCAAAGATGCACTTGATACGCTTGTAGAGCGTGGTTCTCTTGTTAAGGGAGATACTGTAATTTTGACGCATGGTGATAAAATGGAAACTGTGGGTGCAACTAACACAATGAAGATTATTACTGTTTAATTAATCAATCATGAGTTATACATACATAAAAGAGCAGCCAATTAGCTGCTCTTTTGTTTACTAGTGCAAAGAAAGAAGTTAACTCGCTAGCGCAGCTTTTACTTTATCTCTATAACTACGACTTACTTTTAGCTCTTGTCCATTGTCGAGAACTAACAAATACTCACCACTTGTTTGTGTGACTAATTTACTGATCTGTTTAGTATTCACAATAGCTGATCGATGAACACGTACAAATAACGCAGGATCAAGCTCTTGCTCAAGCTCTTTCATTGTTTTACGTAGAATGTGAGTTTTTCCATCATTACAATGAAGGCACATGTAATCGCCTGCAGCGTCAACCCATTGAATTGAAGAAGTTGTTACACGGATTATTTCGCCCTGCTCTTTTACAGCTAGAGATTCTGGGTATTTCTTGTCTTCTAAAGCATCACCAGTAGCTAGTTTCTTTAGAATTTCTTCACAATTATTGCCTGTTATTCCTGCAACAAAACTTGCGAGTTTCTTTTTATGGGCGTTATCTTGTTGTGTTTTTAAATAGCTTTGCACTTTATCCACCGCCTGTTCTAATCGGTTGTCATCAACGGGTTTTAAAATATAATCGAGGGCATGGATCTCAAATGCTTGCACTGCATAT
The Pseudoalteromonas phenolica genome window above contains:
- a CDS encoding LytR/AlgR family response regulator transcription factor; this encodes MTRIKTLIVDDEPLARKGLAVRLKEFEQLEVVDLCPTGEKAIQACNENDIDLLFLDIQMPGMNGFEVAKTLSEKPGPMPAVVFVTAFDQYAVQAFEIHALDYILKPVDDNRLEQAVDKVQSYLKTQQDNAHKKKLASFVAGITGNNCEEILKKLATGDALEDKKYPESLAVKEQGEIIRVTTSSIQWVDAAGDYMCLHCNDGKTHILRKTMKELEQELDPALFVRVHRSAIVNTKQISKLVTQTSGEYLLVLDNGQELKVSRSYRDKVKAALAS